The Lactuca sativa cultivar Salinas chromosome 2, Lsat_Salinas_v11, whole genome shotgun sequence genome includes a window with the following:
- the LOC111902963 gene encoding protein LIKE COV 3 — MVIPTRHRRRNPLHRGLPPLPHTIPARRSANLCVSLPVAIVKVIRSWASKKFMTGCVILFPIAITFYVTWWFIQFVDGIFSPIYYVLGINTFGFGFVTSIGFIFLVGVFMSSWLGSSLLSLGEFIIKKLPVMSYIYAASKQISSAISPGEEGSQAFKEVAIIRHPHDGEYAIGFITSTVMIRKNEGSEELCCVYVPTNHLYLGDMVLVNSKDVMKPDISVREGIEIVISGGMSIPETLTMVDFETTFPRSRKFVVPRV; from the exons ATGGTGATTCCCACTCGTCATCGCCGGCGGAATCCCCTGCACCGGGGGCTTCCTCCTCTTCCCCACACCATTCCGGCAAGGAGGTCTGCAAATTTGTGCGTGTCTCTTCCTGTG GCAATAGTGAAAGTAATTCGCAGTTGGGCTTCAAAAAAGTTCATGACTGGATG TGTGATTTTATTTCCCATAGCCATCACATTTTATGTGACTTGGTGGTTCATTCAATTCGTGGATGGAATCTTCTCCCCAATCTATTATGTTCTTGGAATCAATACATTTG GTTTTGGATTTGTGACGTCAATTGGTTTCATATTTTTGGTTGGTGTGTTCATGTCATCATGGTTGGGGTCGTCTCTACTGAGCTTAGGGGAGTTTATCATAAAGAAGCTGCCTGTCATGAGCTACATTTATGCTGCTTCTAAACAAATTAGTTCAGCAATTTCACCAG GTGAAGAAGGTTCACAAGCATTTAAAGAAGTTGCGATCATAAGGCATCCACATGATGGAGAATACGCAATTGGGTTCATAACATCAACTGTTATGATACGTAAGAATGAAGGGTCTGAAGAGTTATGTTGCGTTTATGTGCCAACAAACCACCTTTATCTTGGAGATATGGTGCTTGTCAATTCAAAAGATGTTATGAAGCCAGACATCTCTGTCAGAGAAGGCATAG AGATTGTGATCTCAGGAGGCATGTCGATACCAGAGACATTAACTATGGTGGATTTTGAAACAACATTTCCAAGAAGCCGGAAGTTTGTTGTTCCACGAGTATGA
- the LOC111902962 gene encoding ATP-dependent DNA helicase DDM1: protein MVPKNEVMEEPVADSPTSVLEDEDVCKDKSAVKMEDVLLGEAKNGDATLISAVMAEEEVKLEQQRNQEEESVAKEPPTLNDTQFTKLDELLTQTQLYSEFLLEKMDDITKNGVAEDVQEVKGAKKKGRGAKRKSASNYNTRKAKTAVAAMLTRSNEGTPFDDTNISKEERAAIEQAELVPLLTGGKLKPYQVKGVKWMISLWQNGLNGILADQMGLGKTIQTIGFLAHLKGNGLDGPYLVIAPLSTLSNWANEIARFVPSMNAIIYHGDRSAREELRRKHMPKSIGPKFPIVITSYEVAMNDAKKHLRHYNWKYLVVDEGHRLKNFQCKLLRELKWLRVENKLLLTGTPLQNNLAELWSLLNFILPDIFSSHAEFESWFDLSGKSNTEEGEEGRKSKVVAKLHAILRPFLLRRMKEDVEQMLPRKKEIILYATLTEHQKNFQDLLVNKSLEAYLREKVDTGRGSKGQLNNLMIQLRKNCNHPDLLEGAFEGSCFYPPVEQIVGQCGKFQLLEKLLQKLLARKHKVLIFSQWTKILDIMHYYFSEKGIEVCRIDGNVKLDERRQQIQEFNDVDSDLRIFLLSTRAGGLGINLTAADTCILYDSDWNPQMDLQAMDRCHRIGQTKPVHVYRLATAQSVEGRILKRAFSKLRLEHVVIGKGQFQQEKTNTEVLKEEDMLALLRDDDDPEDKRIQTDISEEDLERVLDRSDLLAKAGSDEKPEYMASALPLKGPGWEVVIPTATGGMLSTVNN, encoded by the exons ATGGTGCCTAAAAACGAAgtcatggaagaaccagtagcAGATTCTCCGACTTCGGTGCTTGAAGACGAG GATGTCTGCAAGGATAAATCTGCTGTGAAGATGGAAGATGTACTATTAGGTGAGGCAAAAAATGGGGACGCAACTCTCATCTCAGCTGTAATGGCAGAAGAGGAAGTAAAACTTGAACAACAAAGGAATCAGGAAGAAGAAAGTGTGGCAAAGGAACCTCCTACCTTGAATGACACACAGTTTACTAAACTGGATGAGCTTCTTACTCAAACTCAGCTTTACTCTGAATTTTTACTGGAAAAAATGGACGATATAACTAAA AATGGGGTGGCTGAAGATGTTCAAGAAGTAAAAGGGGCGAAGAAGAAAGGCCGTGGTGCTAAAAGAAAATCTGCCTCAAATTACAACACA AGGAAGGCCAAAACAGCTGTAGCAGCCATGCTTACACGATCTAATGAAGGTACCCCTTTTGATGACACCAATATTAGTAAAGAAGAGAGAGCTGCAATAGAGCAGGCTGAGCTTGTTCCTTTGTTGACTGGTGGAAAGTTGAAACCTTATCAAGTCAAAGGTGTGAAATGGATGATCTCATTGTGGCAAAATGGTCTTAATGGTATTCTTGCTGACCAAATGGGACTTGGGAAAACAATACAAACTATTGGTTTTCTTGCACATTTAAAAGGGAATGGCTTAGATGGGCCCTACTTGGTTATTGCCCCTTTGTCTACTTTGTCAAATTGGGCAAATGAGATTGCAAG GTTTGTCCCATCTATGAATGCAATCATCTACCATGGAGATAGATCTGCAAGAGAGGAATTAAGGAGAAAACACATGCCAAAATCAATAGGCCCAAAGTTTCCAATTGTAATTACTTCATATGAAGTAGCAATGAATGATGCTAAAAAGCACTTGAGGCATTACAATTGGAAATACCTTGTGGTTGATGAG GGTCACAGATTGAAGAATTTTCAATGCAAATTATTAAGAGAGTTAAAATGGTTACGTGTTGAAAACAAGCTTTTGTTGACTGGAACACCTCTTCAGAACAATCTTGCAGAACTTTGGTCTTTGCTCAACTTCATTTTGCCTGATATATTCTCATCCCATGCGGAATTTGAGTCATG GTTTGATCTATCTGGAAAGTCAAACACTGAGGAAGGAGAAGAAGGGAGAAAATCAAAA GTTGTAGCAAAGTTGCATGCTATTTTGCGTCCTTTTCTTTTGAGAAGAATGAAAGAAGATGTTGAACAAATGCTTCCTCGCAAAAAAGAGATAATTTTGTATGCTACTCTTACTGAGCATCAAAAGAATTTCCAAGATCTTTTGGTCAACAAGTCTCTTGAAGCTTATCTGAGAGAGAAAGTCGACACTG GTCGTGGTTCTAAAGGACAGCTAAATAATCTGATGATTCAACTCAGGAAAAACTGCAACCATCCTGATCTGTTGGAGGGAGCCTTTGAGGGTTCAT GTTTTTATCCACCTGTAGAACAAATAGTTGGACAATGTGGGAAATTTCAGTTGCTTGAAAAATTGCTGCAAAAGCTGTTGGCTCGCAAACACAAa GTTTTAATTTTCTCTCAGTGGACTAAGATATTGGATATAATGCATTACTACTTCAGTGAAAAGGGTATCGAAGTTTGTAGAATTGATGGGAATGTGAAGTTAGATGAAAGAAGACAACAA ATTCAGGAGTTCAATGATGTGGATAGTGATCTTAGAATATTCCTTCTGAGCACAAGGGCTGGTGGGCTAGGAATCAATCTGACTGCAGCTGATACCTGCATTTTATATGATAGTGACTGG AATcctcaaatggatcttcaagcaATGGACAGATGTCATAGAATTGGGCAAACAAAGCCTGTTCATGTCTACAGGCTTGCAACTGCACAATCTGTTGAG GGTCGGATTTTGAAAAGAGCTTTCAGTAAGCTAAGGCTGGAGCATGTCGTGATTGGAAAAGGTCAGTTTCAACAGGAGAAGACAAACACAGAAGTTTTGAAG GAGGAGGACATGCTGGCGCTTTTGAGAGATGATGATGATCCAGAAGACAAAAGGATACAAACAGATATAAGCGAGGAGGATCTTGAAAGGGTGTTGGATAGGAGTGATCTGCTTGCAAAAGCAGGATCAGATGAGAAGCCCGAGTACATGGCAAGTGCACTGCCACTTAAAGGCCCTGGTTGGGAGGTGGTCATTCCCACAGCCACTGGTGGGATGCTTTCCACTGTCAACAACTAA